In a genomic window of Leptospira brenneri:
- a CDS encoding ATP-binding protein, producing the protein MSNQKKSTDYSKVVRIQIPSNPRFVSHTRNYFFNLCLEHGFSLFDSMDLKLVIGEAVVNIIRHAYSGQSDKPIFIEFQFDKDRVEIKLRDYGKKVEPKDLRSFDLSDYREHGIGLFMIKELTDYYFLDQSFEVGNQMVLIKRK; encoded by the coding sequence ATGTCGAACCAAAAGAAATCTACGGACTACTCCAAAGTAGTCCGTATCCAAATTCCTTCCAACCCCCGTTTCGTTTCCCACACTCGTAATTACTTTTTTAATCTTTGTTTAGAACATGGATTTTCTTTATTTGATTCCATGGATTTAAAACTTGTGATTGGCGAAGCTGTCGTGAATATCATTCGTCATGCGTATTCGGGACAATCAGACAAACCGATCTTTATTGAATTTCAATTTGATAAAGACCGCGTGGAAATTAAACTCAGAGACTACGGAAAAAAAGTAGAGCCGAAAGACCTTCGTAGTTTTGATTTGAGTGACTACCGGGAACATGGGATCGGGCTTTTTATGATCAAAGAACTTACTGACTATTATTTTTTAGACCAATCTTTTGAAGTTGGGAACCAAATGGTTCTAATCAAAAGAAAGTAA
- the hslV gene encoding ATP-dependent protease subunit HslV has translation METIHATTILSVRKNGKIAVGGDGQVSMGNTVMKHTAKKVRRLYNGKVIAGFAGSAADAFTLFELFEKKLIEHGGSVSRAAVELAREWRMDRMLRRLEALLIVCDVNESFLISGTGDVISPDDGVLAIGSGGNFALSAARALVQNTDMDPKEIITKSMQITADICIYTNHNLVIEEL, from the coding sequence ATGGAAACAATTCATGCAACGACCATCCTCTCTGTTCGAAAAAACGGTAAAATTGCCGTCGGGGGAGACGGTCAGGTATCTATGGGAAATACCGTGATGAAACATACGGCAAAAAAAGTCCGAAGACTTTACAATGGTAAGGTGATCGCCGGATTTGCAGGAAGTGCCGCCGATGCCTTTACTCTATTTGAGCTTTTTGAAAAAAAATTAATCGAACATGGTGGGTCTGTATCTCGTGCCGCTGTCGAACTTGCTCGTGAATGGAGAATGGACCGGATGCTTCGTCGCCTGGAAGCTCTCCTAATTGTTTGTGATGTGAATGAATCCTTTTTAATTTCAGGAACGGGAGATGTTATTTCCCCTGACGATGGAGTTCTTGCCATTGGTTCTGGTGGGAACTTTGCATTGTCTGCTGCTCGTGCTTTGGTGCAAAACACCGATATGGATCCAAAAGAAATCATTACAAAATCGATGCAAATTACAGCAGACATTTGTATTTATACGAACCATAATTTGGTGATTGAGGAATTATAA
- the hslU gene encoding ATP-dependent protease ATPase subunit HslU — translation MTYPTILAEVADTSNLTEELTPRQIVEKLDEHIIGQTKAKRAVAVALRNRSRRRKLDESLREEIYPKNIIMIGPTGVGKTEIARRLSKLCGAPFLKVEATKYTEVGYVGRDVESMIRDLAMGALNLVKAEFRDRVKDKAIEKAEEIVLDAILPPIFHKKEEDLNPEEKERFVSYKESREKFREKLRKGILNEQEIEIDIPKPTAPAGMPMLQVFGAGNMEDMDNQLSSLLGDLMPKKTGKRKVKVSDAWKLLTESEAEKLIDSDKIQSEAVRRVEEMGIIFLDEIDKIAGREGRQGADVSREGVQRDLLPIVEGSTVNTKIGPIKTDHILFIAAGAFHMTKPSDLIPELQGRFPIRVELETLTESDFIKILTTPKSSLTKQYEALLATEGVKIEYTTDGIAEIAKLAFQMNEKNENIGARRLNTIMEKLLEDTSFDAPDLTPDQKQVVINESYVSSKLKGIVEDKDLSRFIL, via the coding sequence ATGACATATCCAACTATTCTTGCTGAAGTTGCTGATACTTCGAATCTAACAGAGGAATTAACTCCACGCCAAATTGTTGAAAAATTAGATGAACATATCATCGGGCAAACCAAGGCAAAACGAGCTGTAGCAGTTGCACTCCGAAATCGTTCGAGGCGCCGTAAACTAGACGAATCACTCCGAGAAGAAATTTACCCCAAAAATATCATTATGATTGGACCAACCGGTGTTGGAAAAACTGAAATTGCGCGCCGTCTGTCAAAGTTATGTGGTGCTCCTTTTTTAAAAGTAGAGGCAACAAAATATACTGAAGTAGGTTATGTGGGTCGTGATGTTGAGTCCATGATTCGAGACCTAGCTATGGGAGCACTTAACTTAGTAAAAGCAGAGTTTCGTGACCGGGTGAAAGACAAGGCCATTGAAAAGGCTGAAGAGATTGTTCTCGATGCTATTTTGCCACCGATCTTTCACAAAAAAGAAGAAGACTTAAATCCAGAAGAAAAAGAAAGATTCGTTAGTTACAAAGAATCCAGAGAGAAGTTTAGAGAAAAACTTCGAAAGGGAATTCTAAACGAACAAGAAATCGAAATTGATATTCCAAAGCCGACTGCCCCAGCAGGTATGCCCATGTTACAAGTATTTGGTGCTGGGAATATGGAAGATATGGATAACCAACTTTCCAGTTTACTCGGTGATTTAATGCCGAAAAAAACTGGCAAACGAAAGGTGAAGGTATCCGATGCTTGGAAACTACTCACTGAATCGGAAGCTGAAAAATTAATCGATTCCGATAAAATTCAATCCGAAGCAGTTCGCCGTGTGGAAGAGATGGGAATTATCTTTTTAGACGAGATTGATAAAATTGCCGGTCGTGAAGGAAGGCAAGGGGCCGATGTTTCTAGGGAAGGGGTACAAAGAGACTTACTTCCGATTGTAGAAGGCTCCACTGTAAACACAAAGATTGGTCCCATCAAAACCGACCATATTCTTTTTATTGCTGCGGGTGCGTTTCACATGACAAAACCATCTGATTTAATTCCTGAATTACAAGGAAGGTTTCCAATCCGTGTGGAGTTAGAAACATTAACAGAATCAGATTTTATCAAAATCCTTACCACTCCGAAGTCTTCTCTTACCAAACAGTACGAGGCTCTTCTGGCAACAGAAGGAGTCAAAATTGAATATACAACAGATGGGATTGCCGAGATTGCAAAGTTAGCATTTCAGATGAACGAAAAAAATGAAAACATTGGGGCAAGAAGGTTAAATACCATTATGGAAAAACTTCTGGAGGATACAAGTTTTGATGCTCCAGATCTTACCCCAGATCAGAAACAAGTCGTGATTAACGAAAGTTATGTGTCATCTAAATTGAAAGGAATTGTAGAAGATAAAGACTTAAGTCGATTTATTTTATAA
- a CDS encoding chorismate-binding protein, translating to MTWESFEEDYRKTGGFLFEDSLSLPGYTICDWYFDSIEEVQVLYSKQEPISEKIKTNLSKLDEFRENGYFPCGALFFELGYFFIEGLNLESSGLKEGTPLFQYSIYKQKKRIQYPNPTLNNPKETNLQTVNVEWNRETYTQKWEKTRDALVLGESYELNLCFPVSISIEGDLFLYYQSLKSKQKTKYSVYYPFQDSKILSFSPELFFEVNGDFIQTEPMKGTNLRGNTSKQDEENKITLQSSTKERAENVMITDLYRNDLGRIAKQGTVQVTDLFLVKGLETVWQMVSKVEAKLKSPFAWFTILQALFPSGSVVGAPKRRSFELLRNIEGFDRGLYTGSLFVSEMLDGKPWIRSSVTIRTMELKKNHQVWKGNYGVGSGITVLSDVDAEYEECLSKLKFITNPNLPEFEILETLRSFHSRIFLKNLHLERMERTANRFGYPFSREKAEAALKTLVNSSTELLRVRFLLNAKGEFRGETFPFTKPKHRATVTLSFANQPVNSDDLFLYHKTTNRTYYNEQQEENKKKGIEDCILFDTNGEILETNIRNLFIRKKNEWFTPSLERGGLPGVFREALLKRNRVKETKLYKSDLETADEILLGNSLRGFERANLIPNP from the coding sequence ATGACATGGGAATCTTTTGAAGAAGACTACCGAAAGACCGGTGGTTTTCTCTTCGAAGATTCTCTTTCTCTTCCTGGTTACACCATTTGTGACTGGTATTTTGATTCCATTGAAGAAGTTCAGGTTCTTTACTCAAAACAGGAACCAATCTCTGAAAAAATAAAAACCAACTTATCAAAGTTAGATGAATTTCGGGAAAATGGTTATTTTCCTTGTGGGGCATTATTTTTTGAATTGGGATACTTTTTTATAGAAGGGTTAAACCTCGAATCATCAGGACTGAAGGAAGGAACTCCCCTATTCCAATATTCCATCTATAAACAAAAAAAAAGAATCCAATACCCCAATCCAACTCTTAACAACCCCAAAGAAACAAACTTACAAACAGTAAACGTAGAATGGAACCGGGAAACCTACACCCAAAAATGGGAAAAAACAAGAGATGCTTTAGTCCTCGGTGAAAGTTATGAACTCAATCTTTGTTTTCCTGTTTCGATCTCTATCGAAGGTGATTTGTTTTTATACTACCAGTCGTTAAAATCAAAACAAAAAACTAAGTATTCTGTTTATTATCCATTCCAAGATTCGAAAATTCTTTCTTTTTCTCCAGAACTCTTCTTTGAAGTGAATGGAGATTTTATCCAAACAGAACCGATGAAAGGGACAAACCTACGAGGGAACACTTCAAAACAAGACGAAGAAAACAAAATCACTCTCCAATCCTCGACAAAAGAAAGAGCCGAAAATGTAATGATCACCGATCTCTATCGGAATGATTTAGGGAGAATTGCCAAACAAGGAACCGTACAAGTTACCGATCTTTTTTTAGTCAAAGGCCTAGAAACTGTTTGGCAAATGGTTTCGAAAGTAGAAGCCAAACTAAAATCACCCTTTGCATGGTTTACCATCTTACAAGCCCTCTTCCCTTCTGGCTCAGTGGTCGGTGCCCCCAAACGAAGGTCATTCGAACTATTAAGAAACATAGAAGGATTTGATAGAGGGCTTTATACAGGATCTCTTTTCGTATCAGAAATGTTAGACGGAAAACCTTGGATTCGTTCCAGTGTTACCATCCGCACAATGGAATTAAAAAAGAATCACCAGGTTTGGAAAGGAAATTATGGAGTGGGGAGTGGAATTACAGTCCTTTCGGATGTTGATGCCGAATATGAGGAATGCCTATCTAAATTAAAATTCATCACCAATCCCAATCTTCCAGAGTTTGAAATCCTCGAAACATTACGTTCCTTCCACAGTCGTATTTTTTTAAAAAACCTACATTTAGAAAGAATGGAACGAACCGCCAATCGTTTTGGATATCCATTTTCCAGAGAAAAAGCAGAAGCCGCTTTAAAAACTTTGGTGAACTCCTCCACTGAGCTCCTTAGGGTACGTTTTCTTTTGAATGCAAAGGGTGAGTTTCGTGGAGAAACTTTTCCTTTCACAAAACCAAAACACAGAGCAACAGTAACCCTTAGTTTTGCGAACCAACCGGTAAATTCAGACGATCTTTTTTTATACCACAAAACAACAAATAGAACTTATTACAACGAACAACAAGAAGAAAACAAAAAGAAAGGGATTGAGGATTGCATTTTGTTTGATACAAATGGAGAAATCCTAGAAACTAACATTCGGAATCTTTTCATTCGTAAAAAAAACGAGTGGTTCACTCCCTCTCTTGAAAGAGGGGGCCTTCCTGGTGTTTTCAGGGAAGCCTTACTAAAGAGAAACAGAGTCAAAGAAACAAAACTTTACAAATCCGATTTGGAAACCGCAGACGAAATCCTTCTTGGAAATTCTTTACGCGGATTCGAAAGGGCAAATCTCATCCCAAATCCTTAA
- a CDS encoding biotin/lipoyl-containing protein, translated as MKEFLLKTPDLGDTEKIELVRWLRKVGDSVTEGDELIELVTDKAAFPVESPYAGTLKKIITPEGSVVKKGDILGIMDINE; from the coding sequence ATGAAAGAATTCCTTTTAAAAACTCCTGATTTGGGTGATACAGAAAAGATCGAATTGGTTCGTTGGCTCCGAAAGGTGGGTGATTCCGTGACAGAAGGGGACGAATTGATCGAACTCGTAACCGATAAAGCGGCTTTCCCCGTGGAATCTCCCTATGCTGGGACCTTAAAAAAAATCATAACTCCGGAAGGATCTGTAGTGAAAAAAGGAGATATCCTCGGAATCATGGATATTAACGAATGA
- a CDS encoding metallophosphoesterase family protein: protein MKILHISDLHFPKKLSLFSLRGKAIVGYLSYRLRRKSKHPLVLIAAMVNAISKLEYDALIISGDLTNVSHPGEFENAKEILKPLLTDKTFLIPGNHDRYQKRAIGPSPLFEKTFGEWIGTSLDPNSYIRSKKIGGKLFIGWDSNFAVPRITANGYVAPEIIEKTTSSVKEPYILVCHHPLWNPKTEIESRGHRMLNRSEVVNKLKANPPELYLHGHTHTNWIKLPGPKAPFAIVNSASSTRLSDRSHECGFHMIEIGKSTSYRRFIYSEDKFIETNPIFYEESEGVI, encoded by the coding sequence ATGAAAATCCTCCATATTTCCGACTTACATTTCCCGAAGAAACTTTCTTTGTTTTCTCTTCGTGGAAAGGCAATTGTCGGTTATCTTAGCTATAGGCTGAGACGTAAATCAAAACACCCACTTGTATTGATTGCGGCAATGGTAAATGCCATTAGCAAATTAGAATATGATGCATTAATTATTTCTGGCGATTTGACAAACGTTTCCCATCCTGGTGAGTTTGAAAATGCCAAAGAAATTCTAAAACCACTACTTACGGACAAAACGTTCTTAATTCCAGGTAACCATGATCGATACCAAAAACGAGCCATTGGTCCTAGTCCCTTATTTGAAAAAACATTTGGTGAGTGGATAGGGACGAGCCTTGATCCAAATTCTTATATACGTTCCAAAAAAATTGGTGGCAAACTTTTTATTGGTTGGGATTCTAATTTCGCCGTCCCACGGATCACTGCCAACGGTTATGTTGCTCCAGAAATCATAGAAAAAACAACGAGTTCTGTAAAAGAACCTTATATTCTTGTTTGTCACCATCCTCTTTGGAATCCAAAAACAGAAATTGAATCCAGAGGGCATCGGATGTTAAACCGATCTGAAGTTGTAAATAAACTAAAAGCCAATCCTCCAGAATTGTATTTACATGGGCATACACATACAAACTGGATCAAACTTCCAGGCCCTAAGGCTCCCTTTGCGATTGTCAATTCCGCATCGAGTACTAGGCTTTCTGATCGGAGCCATGAATGTGGATTTCATATGATTGAAATAGGAAAGTCTACCAGTTACCGTCGTTTTATTTATTCAGAAGACAAATTCATTGAGACGAATCCGATTTTTTATGAAGAATCGGAAGGGGTCATTTAA
- a CDS encoding Mrp/NBP35 family ATP-binding protein, producing MANAKVDLTTIQRQLMQVKHPELKKDIVSLGMVGAVTPNEEGIEILIKTPNADRRLQIGLEAQTRQLISKIDGAGKVKIKFEVDQNLKMEDGNRIIGVKKVIAVGSGKGGVGKSTVTANLASTLALNGKKVGIMDADIYGPSLGKMFGINGRVALKSEEDKIYPIEKHGIKLISFSFLVTEDQPVVWRGPMLGKAIEQFLYDVVWGELDYLFIDLPPGTGDVQLSLAQLIDLDGAVIVTTPQEVAVLDAGRAAAMFKQVKVPILGIVENMSGFACPKCGHVTDVFSKGGGEKLSKQVGVPELGSVPLTLDVMSSGETGKPALLDAKDSPLKEAYFRIAKNLENQIAEWED from the coding sequence ATGGCTAATGCAAAAGTAGATCTAACAACCATCCAAAGACAACTCATGCAGGTGAAACATCCTGAATTAAAAAAAGATATCGTAAGTTTGGGAATGGTTGGTGCAGTCACTCCTAACGAAGAAGGAATCGAAATTTTAATCAAAACTCCAAACGCAGATCGAAGATTGCAAATTGGTTTGGAAGCACAAACGAGACAGCTCATTTCCAAAATTGATGGTGCCGGTAAGGTCAAAATCAAATTTGAAGTAGACCAAAACTTAAAGATGGAAGATGGAAACCGAATCATCGGTGTTAAAAAAGTCATCGCTGTTGGTTCTGGAAAGGGCGGTGTGGGTAAGTCAACGGTCACTGCTAACTTAGCCTCCACTTTGGCACTTAACGGAAAGAAGGTGGGAATCATGGATGCAGATATCTATGGACCGTCTCTCGGTAAGATGTTTGGAATCAATGGTCGTGTCGCATTAAAATCGGAAGAAGATAAAATTTATCCGATTGAAAAACATGGAATCAAACTCATTTCTTTTTCCTTCCTGGTAACGGAAGACCAACCTGTTGTCTGGCGTGGACCAATGCTTGGAAAAGCGATCGAACAGTTTTTATATGATGTCGTCTGGGGAGAGTTAGACTATCTTTTTATTGATTTACCTCCAGGAACAGGTGATGTCCAACTTTCTCTCGCCCAACTCATTGATTTGGATGGAGCAGTGATTGTGACCACTCCACAAGAAGTGGCGGTTCTTGATGCGGGTCGAGCTGCTGCCATGTTCAAACAGGTAAAAGTACCAATCCTTGGAATTGTGGAAAATATGTCAGGTTTTGCTTGCCCTAAGTGTGGACATGTAACAGATGTTTTTTCGAAAGGGGGAGGAGAAAAACTCTCCAAACAAGTAGGAGTTCCTGAGCTTGGATCGGTCCCACTCACCTTGGATGTGATGAGTTCCGGGGAAACAGGGAAACCGGCCCTACTTGACGCGAAGGACTCTCCTTTAAAAGAAGCTTATTTCCGCATTGCAAAAAATTTGGAAAACCAAATCGCAGAGTGGGAAGATTAA
- a CDS encoding peptide chain release factor family protein translates to MPLTFPVSVEKNLSLQKRMEVLGISEKDLSERFIKSGGKGGQNVNKVSTAVHLVHKPTGKQIKCSVYRTQGLNRYKARDLLCLELERDLNFTESNAFVQKIRKKKQDKYRKSLKKRLEKEKPEWNDPM, encoded by the coding sequence ATGCCCTTAACTTTTCCTGTTTCTGTCGAAAAGAATTTATCACTACAGAAACGGATGGAAGTACTAGGAATTTCTGAAAAAGACCTAAGCGAACGATTCATCAAGTCCGGCGGCAAAGGCGGACAAAACGTAAATAAAGTTTCCACTGCGGTGCATTTGGTTCATAAACCCACCGGGAAACAAATCAAATGTTCCGTCTATCGAACGCAAGGACTCAACCGCTACAAAGCAAGAGACTTGTTGTGTCTTGAATTAGAAAGAGATTTGAATTTTACAGAGTCGAATGCTTTCGTCCAAAAAATTCGGAAGAAAAAACAGGACAAGTATCGCAAGTCTTTGAAGAAGAGATTGGAGAAAGAAAAACCAGAATGGAACGATCCTATGTAA
- a CDS encoding PP2C family protein-serine/threonine phosphatase: MERSYVKLFFIFIFSLFHFVSCFDSLLPYKSVKWSYGWEFRFLTEDELTYFQPAIEDLSLEYQPYHIPYVNLEKPMHQYLSARIRFRDPIGYKEPSLLLRGLVTYFDAYCGNVKLQSQFFYSQTSDSSKENTSITYNRNFIPILNLPKECLGNYVYIVFFSDGILPLGFSEPPLYGDPTDHYKAIANRTQSFASLGFLFLILGLFSFYLFERRKKKQLLAFTWFSCISGIHFLSQSGFFGLFYYDSIFPSFIIFIFTLFLIPISCLYFFDQLVGVGRWNVIRMMWQFHVLFSVVILTLAFTGTISMSVGIVTFIWLCLPTLVIQIIVAWGQVVAKKPKAVLLVIGSSALFILNAHDILSSLGILDSVPRSSHWGFFVFVICLSLYGENLFRNSEIKFGTLQKEIVTAARIQSAILPPSPPRWEPIDIQVYYQPSHEVGGDFYDFQALGGRKFGILIADVVGHGLGASIIASLSKFAFFQAYKHWSNPSFLLSAMNDDLVKKSFGRFTTATYFHIDLESRKFMVSSAGHPSFFHWKAESKELVEIKPKGKPLGILPGLTYGEEEYSFKIGDQFLFYTDGLTEEENEDRLEYGEKRLARSFLETINKQSLDPMANLLENFHYFTGLSGSPHDDITIIHLHVKA; this comes from the coding sequence ATGGAACGATCCTATGTAAAACTATTTTTTATTTTTATATTCTCATTATTTCATTTTGTATCTTGTTTTGACTCACTCCTTCCTTATAAATCTGTTAAATGGTCTTATGGTTGGGAATTTCGATTTCTCACAGAAGATGAGTTAACGTATTTCCAACCAGCAATTGAAGACCTTTCTTTAGAATACCAACCTTATCATATTCCTTATGTGAATTTAGAAAAACCTATGCACCAATATTTGTCTGCGCGCATTCGTTTTCGGGATCCCATTGGTTATAAGGAACCATCTTTGCTTTTAAGAGGGCTTGTTACTTATTTTGATGCTTATTGTGGTAATGTTAAACTACAATCTCAGTTCTTTTATTCACAAACCTCTGATTCTTCAAAAGAGAATACAAGTATCACTTACAATCGAAATTTTATCCCTATTTTAAACCTACCCAAAGAATGTTTGGGAAACTATGTATATATCGTATTTTTTTCTGATGGTATTTTGCCTCTGGGTTTTTCGGAACCTCCTTTGTATGGGGATCCAACAGATCATTACAAAGCAATTGCAAACAGAACTCAGTCTTTTGCTTCTCTTGGTTTTTTATTTTTGATTTTAGGGCTTTTTTCTTTTTATCTATTTGAGAGAAGGAAGAAAAAACAACTCCTTGCGTTTACTTGGTTTTCTTGTATTTCCGGGATTCATTTTTTATCTCAGTCTGGATTTTTTGGATTATTTTATTACGATTCCATTTTTCCTAGTTTTATCATTTTTATTTTCACATTGTTTTTGATTCCCATTAGTTGTTTGTATTTTTTTGATCAATTGGTCGGAGTGGGTAGGTGGAATGTCATTCGTATGATGTGGCAATTCCATGTATTATTTTCTGTTGTTATTTTAACATTAGCATTTACTGGAACGATTTCAATGTCTGTTGGGATTGTTACATTTATCTGGTTGTGTTTACCAACACTTGTGATTCAAATCATCGTGGCTTGGGGGCAAGTAGTCGCTAAAAAACCTAAAGCCGTTTTACTTGTGATAGGATCTTCTGCACTTTTTATTCTCAATGCTCACGATATTCTTTCTTCTCTTGGAATTTTAGATTCGGTGCCTAGGTCTTCTCATTGGGGATTTTTTGTTTTTGTGATTTGTCTCAGTCTTTATGGTGAAAACCTATTTCGAAATTCTGAAATCAAGTTTGGTACTTTACAAAAAGAAATTGTAACAGCAGCCCGAATTCAAAGTGCCATCCTTCCTCCTTCACCACCTCGTTGGGAACCGATCGACATCCAAGTTTATTACCAGCCCTCGCATGAAGTAGGGGGAGATTTTTACGACTTCCAAGCGTTAGGTGGTAGGAAGTTTGGGATTTTGATTGCCGATGTGGTAGGGCATGGCCTTGGAGCGTCTATCATTGCCTCTCTTTCTAAGTTTGCTTTTTTTCAAGCATACAAACATTGGTCCAACCCATCTTTTTTACTTTCCGCAATGAATGACGATTTAGTAAAAAAATCTTTTGGTCGTTTCACAACAGCTACATACTTTCATATCGATTTGGAATCTAGAAAATTTATGGTTTCTAGTGCTGGGCATCCTTCTTTTTTTCATTGGAAAGCGGAATCCAAAGAACTTGTTGAAATTAAACCCAAAGGAAAACCACTTGGGATTTTACCCGGACTCACTTATGGGGAGGAGGAATATTCATTTAAGATTGGGGATCAATTTTTGTTTTATACGGATGGTTTAACTGAAGAAGAAAATGAAGATAGATTGGAATACGGCGAAAAAAGGCTTGCTCGGTCCTTTCTCGAAACCATCAACAAACAATCATTAGATCCAATGGCAAACTTACTTGAAAATTTTCATTATTTTACAGGGCTCTCTGGTTCTCCGCATGATGACATCACCATCATTCACTTACATGTGAAGGCATAA
- the groL gene encoding chaperonin GroEL (60 kDa chaperone family; promotes refolding of misfolded polypeptides especially under stressful conditions; forms two stacked rings of heptamers to form a barrel-shaped 14mer; ends can be capped by GroES; misfolded proteins enter the barrel where they are refolded when GroES binds) — translation MAKTIEFEETARRKLLVGVNKLANAVKVTLGPKGRNVVIDKKFGSPTITKDGVTVAKEIELEDAIENMGAQMVKEVSTKTNDIAGDGTTTATILAQAIINEGLKNVTAGANPMALKHGIDKAVAAAVEEIKKHAIKINSKAEYANVATISANNDPEIGNLIAQAFDKVGKEGVITVDEAKSIETTLDIVEGMQFDRGYISPYMVTDPESMIATFNDPFILIYDKKIASMKDLLPVLEKIAQAGRPLMIIAEEVEGEALATIVVNTLRKTIQCVAVKAPGFGDRRKAMLEDIAILTGGQVISEDLGMKLENADVKMLGRAKKVVVDKENTTIIEGAGASKDIQGRVNQINKQIEDTTSDYDREKLQERLAKLAGGVAVVHVGAATEVEMKEKKARVEDALSATRAAVEEGIVPGGGLTLLRAQDAVKGLKLAGDEQTGANIILRALEEPIRMITSNAGLEGSVIVEQARAKKGNEGFNALTMVWEDLIKAGVVDPAKVVRSALQNAASIGAMILTTEVTITDKPEPKDAGGGMPGGMGGMGGMGGMGGMM, via the coding sequence ATGGCTAAAACAATTGAATTTGAAGAAACCGCACGTAGAAAACTTCTTGTCGGCGTTAACAAACTAGCTAACGCAGTAAAGGTAACTCTTGGGCCAAAAGGTCGTAACGTAGTCATCGATAAAAAATTTGGATCCCCTACGATCACAAAAGATGGTGTAACTGTTGCTAAAGAAATCGAACTAGAAGACGCAATCGAAAACATGGGCGCTCAAATGGTGAAGGAAGTTTCTACAAAAACTAACGACATCGCTGGAGACGGAACAACTACTGCAACAATCCTTGCACAAGCCATCATCAACGAAGGTTTGAAAAACGTAACTGCTGGTGCAAACCCAATGGCACTCAAACACGGGATTGACAAAGCAGTTGCTGCAGCTGTGGAAGAAATCAAAAAACATGCTATTAAAATCAATAGCAAAGCAGAATACGCAAACGTTGCGACAATCTCTGCAAACAACGATCCAGAAATCGGTAACCTAATTGCTCAAGCTTTTGACAAAGTAGGAAAAGAAGGTGTGATCACTGTTGATGAAGCAAAATCAATTGAAACAACACTTGATATCGTAGAAGGTATGCAATTTGATCGTGGATACATTTCACCTTATATGGTAACTGATCCAGAATCAATGATCGCAACTTTCAATGATCCATTCATTTTAATTTACGACAAAAAAATTGCTTCTATGAAAGACCTACTTCCTGTGCTAGAAAAAATTGCACAAGCAGGAAGACCACTTATGATCATCGCAGAAGAAGTGGAAGGAGAAGCTCTTGCTACTATCGTAGTAAACACTCTTCGTAAAACCATTCAATGTGTGGCAGTCAAAGCTCCTGGTTTTGGTGATAGAAGAAAAGCTATGCTTGAAGACATCGCAATCCTCACTGGTGGCCAAGTGATTTCTGAAGACCTCGGAATGAAGTTGGAAAACGCTGATGTGAAGATGCTTGGCCGTGCTAAAAAAGTGGTAGTGGACAAAGAAAACACAACCATCATCGAAGGTGCTGGTGCATCTAAAGACATCCAAGGCCGAGTAAACCAAATCAATAAACAAATCGAAGACACAACTTCTGATTACGATCGTGAAAAACTCCAAGAACGCCTTGCGAAACTTGCTGGTGGTGTGGCTGTGGTTCACGTAGGTGCTGCTACTGAAGTAGAAATGAAAGAGAAAAAAGCTCGTGTAGAAGATGCTCTTTCTGCAACTCGAGCTGCTGTTGAAGAAGGAATCGTTCCTGGTGGTGGACTCACTCTACTTCGTGCACAAGACGCAGTAAAAGGTCTTAAACTTGCCGGTGACGAACAAACTGGTGCGAATATCATCTTACGTGCATTAGAAGAACCGATTCGTATGATCACTTCCAATGCTGGTCTCGAAGGATCTGTAATCGTAGAACAAGCTCGTGCTAAAAAAGGAAACGAAGGATTTAACGCACTCACTATGGTTTGGGAAGACCTAATCAAAGCTGGTGTGGTTGACCCTGCAAAAGTGGTTCGTTCTGCTCTTCAAAACGCAGCTTCCATTGGTGCCATGATCCTTACTACTGAAGTAACCATTACTGACAAACCAGAACCGAAAGATGCTGGTGGCGGAATGCCAGGCGGTATGGGAGGAATGGGTGGTATGGGAGGAATGGGTGGTATGATGTAA